Proteins co-encoded in one Bacillus sp. FSL H8-0547 genomic window:
- a CDS encoding MFS transporter — MVTYFRGFKTDYGSYSRNVKLAIMANILIQIGMGIFMTLYNLYLKDLGYSEQTNGNVIALTALAQTLFLVPAGFLSDRKGRKNMMAVGAALSAVLMIGRSVMEWELLLLIFAFGSGIFMSFIQVSMIPWLAENSTEKERSKLFSFHFAVMMAASVIGNLAGGVLTDLFTFAGINSTDSLRLTLLIGNAVYLAGLFPVILMKEERKCQSPKKQKETGDGNQKWKLVILFVGAQAIIGIGSGLVIPYLNLYFADRFDISFSAIGIILSLGQGATAVAMLIGPAIVSKMGEVKAVVLLQLLSLPFLLITGFTTNIYLAVIGFLFRQALMNAGNPIQTSLMMKKVPDHQKGIANSLSQMAFSFGWAAMGPVSAYVVAEYGSYWGYANVFSLTGIIYLAGAIYFYIVFKEEKTTVVQKRAAV; from the coding sequence ATGGTCACTTATTTCCGGGGTTTTAAAACAGACTACGGCTCTTACAGCAGAAACGTTAAATTGGCCATTATGGCTAACATTCTCATTCAGATTGGAATGGGTATTTTTATGACCCTATATAACCTGTACTTGAAAGACCTTGGGTACAGTGAACAGACCAATGGAAACGTCATTGCTCTGACTGCACTTGCTCAGACACTCTTTCTTGTTCCTGCAGGTTTTCTTAGTGATCGAAAGGGAAGGAAGAACATGATGGCTGTCGGGGCCGCTCTTTCTGCTGTTCTGATGATAGGCAGGTCTGTTATGGAATGGGAGTTGCTCTTACTTATATTCGCATTTGGCAGCGGTATTTTTATGTCTTTCATTCAGGTGTCCATGATTCCTTGGCTCGCTGAAAATTCAACTGAAAAAGAAAGAAGCAAGCTTTTCAGTTTTCATTTTGCCGTTATGATGGCAGCCAGCGTCATCGGCAATCTTGCGGGCGGAGTCCTGACCGACCTCTTTACATTTGCGGGCATAAATTCCACAGACAGCTTGAGACTGACCCTGCTGATTGGAAATGCTGTTTACCTGGCCGGACTCTTTCCTGTCATTCTTATGAAAGAAGAAAGAAAATGCCAGAGTCCTAAAAAGCAAAAAGAAACAGGGGACGGCAATCAAAAGTGGAAGCTGGTCATCCTCTTTGTTGGCGCACAGGCCATCATCGGGATTGGGTCAGGTTTAGTCATACCGTACTTAAATCTGTATTTTGCAGACCGGTTTGACATTTCCTTTTCTGCCATCGGAATCATCCTTTCGCTCGGTCAAGGCGCAACAGCGGTCGCGATGCTGATTGGACCTGCCATTGTCAGCAAAATGGGAGAAGTAAAGGCGGTTGTCCTGCTGCAGCTGCTGTCCCTGCCATTTTTGCTGATCACAGGCTTTACAACAAACATTTATCTTGCCGTCATCGGATTCCTATTCCGCCAGGCGCTGATGAACGCAGGCAATCCGATTCAAACCTCCCTCATGATGAAAAAAGTGCCGGATCATCAGAAAGGAATCGCAAATTCTTTAAGCCAGATGGCTTTTTCATTCGGCTGGGCGGCGATGGGTCCTGTGTCTGCTTATGTTGTCGCTGAATATGGCTCCTATTGGGGATATGCCAATGTTTTCAGCCTGACCGGCATCATATACCTGGCAGGCGCCATTTACTTTTACATCGTGTTTAAGGAAGAAAAAACAACTGTGGTTCAAAAAAGAGCTGCTGTCTGA
- a CDS encoding DUF1292 domain-containing protein — protein sequence MEPIEIGEIFTISDENNQEHEVEVLGVLTVEGSEYVAVGFVEEIQEDTDEDIDIYFLKVDEEGDFSAIETDEEFDKVSSAFDQMMEEEESN from the coding sequence ATGGAACCAATTGAAATTGGAGAAATCTTCACAATTAGCGACGAGAACAACCAGGAGCACGAGGTAGAGGTGCTTGGCGTGCTGACTGTAGAAGGTTCAGAATACGTTGCAGTAGGGTTTGTGGAAGAAATTCAGGAAGACACAGATGAAGATATCGATATTTACTTCTTAAAGGTAGATGAAGAAGGCGATTTTTCTGCGATTGAAACAGACGAAGAATTCGACAAAGTGTCGTCTGCATTTGACCAAATGATGGAAGAAGAAGAGTCAAACTAA
- a CDS encoding ThiF family adenylyltransferase, protein MKPVLKTIYTPIIVFEGKVQIGKEDGNLELEDLDGSVQHLLNLMDGTRNTIELANEMNIDHADLLEILNDLDEYGLVEDASAIEHTCLSENELERYRSNLNYFSNFSTLKRSRFTYQETLKNTTVALLGLGGFSLTAAALAGMGTGRIIGLDYDSVELSNLNRQFLYCEDDIGKLKTEASSNRLKKINSEIDVDVHNVKIEDAKSLLPVIKEADIVINGIDQPSILSTRWVNFACVKLGKPYILGGIGHTSIILQKYVPGEENGCFDCYLMNSLREAPEFIHQLKAVYGASFQKRNTAFAPNIAMITGLVTNELAKQIAGYERAENQSSSLEISSLSFERLSETLWKKASGCPTCNGHMNSDEPAELNIILELSKESRV, encoded by the coding sequence ATGAAACCTGTCTTAAAAACCATTTATACGCCAATCATCGTATTTGAAGGCAAAGTTCAGATCGGCAAAGAGGATGGCAATCTTGAACTTGAGGATCTTGATGGAAGTGTCCAGCACCTGCTGAACCTGATGGACGGTACAAGAAATACAATTGAGCTGGCAAATGAAATGAACATAGATCATGCAGATTTACTTGAAATACTGAATGACCTGGATGAATATGGACTTGTTGAAGATGCTTCAGCAATCGAACACACATGTCTAAGTGAAAATGAACTGGAAAGGTACAGATCAAATCTCAACTACTTTTCCAATTTTTCAACCTTGAAGAGAAGCAGATTCACTTACCAGGAGACCTTAAAAAATACAACGGTTGCCTTGCTTGGACTCGGAGGCTTTAGTTTAACAGCAGCTGCACTTGCAGGGATGGGAACCGGCAGAATTATAGGCCTTGATTATGATTCGGTTGAACTCAGCAACCTTAACCGCCAGTTTCTATACTGTGAGGACGACATTGGGAAACTTAAAACAGAGGCTTCAAGCAATCGCTTAAAAAAGATTAACAGTGAAATTGATGTTGATGTACATAATGTGAAAATTGAAGATGCAAAAAGTCTGCTGCCGGTAATAAAGGAAGCGGATATTGTCATTAACGGGATCGATCAGCCAAGCATTTTATCTACAAGATGGGTGAATTTTGCCTGTGTCAAATTAGGCAAGCCTTACATTCTTGGAGGCATTGGACACACGAGTATTATTCTCCAAAAATATGTTCCTGGTGAAGAAAACGGGTGCTTTGATTGCTATTTGATGAACAGTTTACGGGAAGCACCAGAATTTATCCACCAGCTGAAAGCGGTTTACGGAGCTTCTTTTCAAAAGAGAAACACAGCTTTTGCTCCTAATATTGCCATGATTACTGGTCTGGTAACAAATGAACTGGCTAAACAAATTGCGGGATATGAAAGAGCCGAGAATCAATCTTCGTCTCTTGAAATCAGCAGTCTATCATTTGAACGATTATCTGAAACTCTATGGAAAAAAGCATCGGGCTGTCCGACGTGCAATGGCCATATGAACTCAGATGAGCCTGCAGAACTGAATATAATTCTGGAATTATCTAAAGAAAGCAGGGTCTGA
- a CDS encoding phosphatidate cytidylyltransferase, whose translation MKERVITGIIILILFMIPFYVGAFWFTYLALILAIIAFHELTTIIKIRKYGTKYFVGIIGIILLFLPLLPFLNVTFEIIQIKVLLALVLFFLTSTIFNIEYSIEKAGTLLIGVLYIGFGFVFLAEARIDEGLIWTLAVLISIWATDSGAYFVGRKFGKRKLAPNVSPNKTIEGSVGGIIIALIIGLVMQASFHPFASYGETLMLIFVVSIAGQVGDLVESALKRHFKVKDSGKLLPGHGGILDRLDSWIFVFIGLKLVGLI comes from the coding sequence ATGAAAGAACGTGTGATTACAGGCATCATTATCTTAATTCTGTTTATGATTCCCTTTTATGTAGGGGCATTCTGGTTTACTTATTTGGCACTGATTTTGGCCATTATCGCCTTTCATGAATTAACGACCATTATAAAAATCAGAAAGTACGGCACGAAGTATTTTGTGGGAATTATCGGGATTATCCTTTTGTTCCTGCCGCTGCTGCCGTTTCTGAATGTGACATTTGAAATCATTCAGATTAAAGTGCTGCTGGCACTGGTATTGTTTTTCTTAACCTCAACAATCTTTAACATTGAATATTCCATTGAAAAAGCAGGCACACTCCTGATTGGTGTCCTGTACATCGGATTTGGATTTGTGTTTTTAGCTGAGGCAAGAATTGATGAAGGCTTAATTTGGACCCTCGCCGTACTGATTTCTATCTGGGCAACGGATTCAGGCGCGTATTTCGTCGGGAGAAAATTCGGCAAACGAAAACTTGCGCCAAATGTGAGCCCGAATAAAACCATTGAAGGGTCTGTCGGAGGAATTATCATTGCTCTGATCATAGGTTTGGTTATGCAGGCAAGTTTCCATCCATTTGCATCTTACGGAGAAACGCTTATGCTGATTTTCGTCGTGTCCATTGCCGGTCAGGTAGGAGATCTCGTCGAATCTGCTTTGAAACGTCACTTTAAAGTGAAGGATTCCGGAAAGCTATTGCCGGGTCATGGCGGTATTCTGGATCGTCTTGACAGCTGGATCTTTGTTTTCATCGGGTTGAAGCTGGTTGGACTGATCTAA
- a CDS encoding FAD-binding oxidoreductase, which translates to MKKIAVIGAGILGASAAYHLSKLGAQVTVIDRKDAGQATDAAAGIVCPWVSQRRNKAWYQLVKKGARYYPELINGLKQDGETSTGYKRVGALILQQDPEKIEKIMVRTEKRKQDAPEIGDITPLTKEETKEMFPLLSDEYLSVLVEGAARVDGRALRDALIRAARKNGAELIEGEAALIFQHGRVSGASVNGKEIEADEVIVCAGAWANELLQPLGIHFQVTYQKAQIAHFKMETEQTSDWPVLMPPANHYLLAFDDGRIVAGATHEDDVNGYDTRVTAGGMLDVFSKAVNVAPGLEECTFLEARTGFRPFTPGFLPVIGRIPEWSGIIAANGLGASGLTMGPYLGLELARLALGLEPEIDLADYPIKAALKE; encoded by the coding sequence ATGAAGAAAATTGCTGTAATCGGGGCCGGCATTTTGGGTGCTTCCGCAGCTTATCATTTATCAAAACTTGGAGCGCAGGTGACAGTGATTGACCGCAAAGACGCAGGTCAGGCGACAGACGCAGCGGCCGGCATTGTCTGCCCCTGGGTTTCACAAAGACGAAATAAAGCCTGGTATCAGCTTGTTAAAAAGGGCGCCCGCTATTATCCCGAGCTGATTAATGGGCTCAAACAGGACGGTGAAACCAGCACTGGCTATAAGCGGGTCGGCGCTCTCATTCTTCAGCAGGACCCGGAGAAAATTGAAAAAATCATGGTGCGTACGGAAAAAAGAAAACAGGATGCTCCAGAAATTGGAGACATTACACCACTGACGAAAGAAGAAACAAAAGAAATGTTCCCTCTCCTGTCAGATGAGTATTTATCTGTTCTTGTAGAAGGAGCCGCACGGGTAGATGGCAGAGCTCTGAGGGATGCGTTAATCCGTGCTGCCCGGAAAAATGGTGCAGAGCTGATTGAAGGCGAGGCGGCCCTTATTTTTCAGCATGGCCGGGTTTCAGGTGCCAGTGTGAATGGAAAAGAAATTGAAGCGGATGAAGTCATTGTCTGTGCGGGTGCCTGGGCAAATGAGCTGCTTCAGCCTCTTGGCATCCATTTTCAGGTTACCTATCAGAAAGCGCAGATTGCCCATTTTAAAATGGAAACCGAGCAGACCTCAGACTGGCCCGTTCTTATGCCCCCTGCCAATCATTATCTTCTGGCATTTGATGATGGAAGGATTGTGGCAGGCGCCACACATGAGGACGATGTGAACGGCTATGATACGCGAGTGACAGCGGGTGGAATGCTTGATGTCTTTTCTAAAGCCGTGAATGTCGCGCCAGGACTTGAAGAATGCACATTTCTGGAGGCAAGAACCGGGTTCAGACCGTTCACACCAGGATTTTTGCCGGTCATCGGGCGGATTCCCGAATGGTCAGGGATTATTGCTGCAAATGGTTTAGGCGCATCCGGACTGACGATGGGTCCTTACCTTGGGCTTGAGCTTGCAAGACTTGCTCTTGGTTTAGAACCCGAAATCGATTTAGCGGATTATCCAATTAAGGCTGCATTGAAAGAGTAG
- a CDS encoding VCBS repeat-containing protein has product MYQADYTAIISPFLPAGAYVLEITEPAMRKAVLAADFDGDHALEVAAAYRFQNDDYVLILKHGAQGWFPAGHFQGKSRYFMDFYKEEARFVAAEAVGDVTGDGIQDTVFLTASQTPDSPFLQNITLQIRNGATGQVEKIPLKENAGYDPTVFLGDFTGDKKDDILVIINTGGSGGLIYAYIYTYEKGQYKLIFDDESFNKSNTYTVTYLDQFKARVTSANPPKKYLLDLQYKGKEYLSEIYNSDRTLKEPVEGWVAPLSGLYPVDFERDGIYELDTYQNVAGRYSADGLGYMMNVLKWDGTSFKTDRQSIAVFGEET; this is encoded by the coding sequence ATGTATCAAGCTGACTATACTGCGATTATTTCACCATTTTTGCCTGCAGGTGCTTATGTGCTTGAAATAACAGAACCTGCGATGCGCAAGGCGGTGCTCGCTGCTGATTTTGATGGCGATCATGCTCTGGAGGTGGCAGCCGCCTACAGATTCCAAAACGATGATTATGTGCTCATATTGAAACATGGAGCACAAGGTTGGTTTCCAGCAGGACACTTTCAAGGAAAAAGTCGTTATTTCATGGACTTTTACAAGGAAGAAGCAAGATTTGTAGCTGCAGAGGCAGTCGGGGATGTCACAGGAGACGGCATACAGGATACCGTTTTTTTGACGGCATCACAGACGCCTGACAGCCCATTTCTGCAGAACATCACTCTTCAGATTAGAAACGGAGCAACTGGGCAGGTTGAGAAAATCCCGCTCAAAGAAAATGCAGGATATGACCCGACCGTATTTTTAGGAGATTTTACGGGAGATAAAAAAGACGATATCCTCGTCATCATTAATACCGGAGGAAGCGGAGGCCTCATTTATGCTTATATATACACCTATGAAAAAGGACAATATAAACTGATATTTGATGATGAATCATTCAACAAATCAAACACCTATACCGTTACTTACCTTGATCAGTTTAAAGCAAGGGTGACAAGCGCAAATCCCCCGAAAAAATACCTGCTTGATCTTCAGTATAAAGGAAAAGAGTATTTGAGTGAAATCTATAACAGCGACAGGACACTGAAAGAGCCTGTTGAAGGGTGGGTCGCGCCGCTTTCGGGACTGTACCCTGTCGATTTTGAGCGCGACGGCATTTATGAACTGGACACCTATCAGAACGTTGCAGGCAGATACAGCGCTGATGGTCTGGGGTACATGATGAATGTTCTGAAATGGGATGGCACATCTTTTAAAACAGACCGGCAGAGTATTGCTGTGTTTGGGGAAGAAACATAA
- a CDS encoding cupredoxin domain-containing protein → MKFIVIKKKWIVIAAVLFALIGSGSWFYLNQDAAEVLSAQHTDKKAEIHMVTGEFTSKTDDGRKIEAYRFDPGSITIQKGENVTLTIHGVNGAEHPFRIEGTDIKGVVKKGEKAVIPLKFDEEGTYRLICDTHSRHGQGAPMIAYIVVD, encoded by the coding sequence ATGAAATTTATCGTCATAAAGAAGAAATGGATTGTGATTGCTGCTGTTTTGTTTGCTCTCATTGGCTCCGGAAGCTGGTTTTATCTGAATCAAGATGCAGCTGAGGTCCTTTCCGCACAGCATACAGACAAAAAGGCAGAAATCCATATGGTGACCGGAGAATTCACATCTAAAACAGATGACGGTCGAAAAATTGAAGCGTATCGTTTTGATCCAGGCTCCATTACGATTCAGAAAGGTGAAAACGTTACGTTGACCATCCACGGAGTAAACGGCGCGGAACATCCCTTCAGGATTGAAGGAACAGACATAAAAGGCGTGGTTAAAAAAGGTGAAAAAGCGGTCATTCCTTTAAAATTTGATGAAGAAGGAACCTACCGTCTAATTTGTGATACGCACTCCCGCCATGGCCAGGGTGCACCGATGATTGCTTATATTGTTGTGGATTAA
- a CDS encoding M20 family metallo-hydrolase: MPEQTLTINKTRLEERIHTLAEIGKIGETGVSRLALSKEDKLAVETVKGWMEEAGLTARIDHFGNLIGRLEGKRAEAPVLMLGSHIDSQPYGGRFDGVIGVLGAIEAVQTLQENSFIPEMPIEVAAFCDEEGARFNKGLFGVRGILGKLEEGELDRKDKNGMTRRDALLSFGCDPERFKESEYASGSISAYIELHIEQGPVLEAKDAPVGIVTGISGPLWLTVELEGFAGHAGSVPMHMRQDALVGAAKVIVALNDLASEDPSAPTVGTVGSLKVFPDSRNIIPEKVMFTVDLRDIQMERRNIIENQLRKRLHLICEDHGLTYTVSEDTNSEPRYCSEDIMDIMRAASKEIGLNAPELMSGPFHDALAMSYECDYGMIFVRCKDGISHNPKEYSTMEDISLGTELLYRTALKMAVK; encoded by the coding sequence ATGCCTGAACAGACACTGACCATCAATAAAACCCGATTAGAAGAAAGAATTCATACACTCGCTGAAATCGGAAAGATTGGCGAAACCGGGGTTTCGAGGCTTGCCTTGTCAAAGGAAGATAAACTTGCAGTTGAAACAGTCAAAGGCTGGATGGAGGAAGCAGGCCTTACAGCACGGATTGATCACTTTGGAAATCTGATCGGCAGACTCGAGGGGAAAAGAGCTGAAGCACCTGTCCTTATGCTCGGGTCCCATATTGATTCACAGCCGTATGGCGGAAGATTTGATGGAGTCATCGGTGTTCTTGGGGCAATCGAAGCCGTCCAGACATTGCAGGAGAACTCGTTTATTCCCGAAATGCCAATCGAAGTTGCTGCTTTTTGTGATGAAGAGGGAGCACGCTTTAATAAAGGGTTATTTGGTGTGAGAGGGATTCTCGGCAAACTTGAAGAAGGAGAACTTGACCGGAAAGATAAAAACGGCATGACACGGAGGGATGCGCTGCTTTCATTCGGATGTGATCCCGAGCGCTTTAAGGAGTCAGAGTACGCCTCCGGAAGCATTTCAGCCTATATTGAGCTGCACATTGAACAGGGACCTGTCCTGGAAGCGAAGGATGCACCCGTCGGTATCGTAACAGGCATTTCGGGCCCGTTATGGCTGACAGTTGAGCTTGAAGGCTTTGCAGGCCACGCCGGATCTGTGCCCATGCATATGAGACAGGATGCTTTAGTTGGAGCGGCAAAGGTCATCGTTGCCCTGAATGATCTCGCTTCAGAAGATCCATCTGCACCTACTGTCGGAACCGTCGGGAGCTTAAAGGTTTTTCCTGATTCGCGTAATATCATACCTGAAAAAGTGATGTTTACGGTGGACCTCAGGGATATTCAAATGGAAAGGAGAAATATCATAGAAAATCAGTTGAGAAAACGGCTGCATCTGATCTGCGAGGATCACGGACTGACATATACCGTATCTGAAGACACAAATAGTGAACCGCGCTATTGCTCGGAAGACATTATGGATATTATGAGGGCAGCGAGCAAAGAGATCGGTCTGAATGCGCCTGAACTGATGAGCGGACCGTTTCATGATGCGCTCGCGATGTCTTATGAATGTGACTACGGGATGATTTTTGTCCGCTGCAAGGACGGCATCAGCCATAATCCGAAAGAATATTCAACGATGGAAGATATTTCGCTTGGAACAGAGCTGCTGTACAGGACAGCCTTAAAAATGGCAGTGAAATAA
- a CDS encoding diphthine--ammonia ligase, translating into MKKKTAVSWSGGKDGCMALHKLAAEGHEIACLITTVPAETGRTFGHGEKIDAIKQQSLALEIPVHFISCTYESYTDHFIGALKELKEQYSFTAIAFGDLYLDEHREWGEKASAEAGLEPLYPLWMEKENAILALQQFADSGYKAAVIRVRDDKLDPSWLGMEVNQPFIDRALNTDICPMGEAGEYHTFVYDGPLFTKKIDITFGNVLQLETTKRLELEKTKLREKTTNQKNLDDFSSFIDYNEQKI; encoded by the coding sequence TTGAAAAAGAAAACAGCTGTATCCTGGAGCGGAGGGAAAGACGGATGCATGGCCCTTCATAAACTTGCAGCCGAGGGGCATGAAATCGCATGCCTTATAACGACGGTTCCGGCTGAAACAGGAAGAACATTCGGGCACGGAGAGAAAATAGATGCGATCAAACAGCAAAGTCTTGCTCTTGAAATACCAGTGCATTTTATATCATGCACCTATGAAAGCTATACGGATCACTTTATCGGTGCGCTGAAAGAGTTGAAGGAGCAATACTCCTTTACAGCTATTGCTTTCGGCGACCTTTATTTGGACGAGCACCGGGAGTGGGGAGAAAAAGCTTCGGCCGAAGCAGGTCTTGAACCGCTTTACCCTTTATGGATGGAAAAAGAGAACGCTATACTTGCACTTCAGCAGTTTGCAGACAGCGGATATAAAGCCGCTGTAATCAGAGTCAGAGATGACAAACTCGATCCATCCTGGCTCGGAATGGAGGTTAATCAGCCATTCATCGACCGCGCCTTAAATACAGACATCTGTCCGATGGGAGAGGCTGGTGAATACCATACATTCGTCTATGACGGGCCGCTGTTTACAAAAAAAATCGACATTACGTTCGGGAATGTTCTTCAGTTGGAAACGACAAAAAGACTCGAGCTTGAGAAAACCAAATTAAGAGAAAAAACGACAAATCAAAAAAATCTTGATGACTTTTCCAGTTTTATAGATTACAATGAACAAAAAATATGA
- a CDS encoding cob(I)yrinic acid a,c-diamide adenosyltransferase, whose protein sequence is MKNEKGRVLVYTGNGKGKTTAAIGLAVRAAGRQMSVSILQFIKSPERTYGERTILNALPGVSIQQLGAGFTWTKTPEIHREALKQAWITAKETILSGESDVVILDEINNALAIQTFPVDDVLPLEDVILTIQNRPPHVHLVLTGRNAKREIREIADLVSVIDVEKHYYDEGVDAIYGIEY, encoded by the coding sequence ATGAAAAACGAAAAAGGAAGAGTGCTTGTCTACACAGGCAATGGAAAAGGAAAAACGACAGCTGCAATCGGTCTTGCTGTGCGGGCTGCAGGAAGACAAATGAGCGTTTCCATTCTGCAATTTATTAAATCTCCTGAGCGGACATACGGCGAGAGAACAATTTTAAATGCTTTGCCCGGAGTCAGTATTCAGCAGCTCGGTGCCGGATTTACCTGGACCAAAACACCTGAGATTCACCGGGAAGCTTTAAAACAGGCTTGGATAACAGCGAAAGAAACCATTCTGAGCGGGGAAAGCGATGTTGTCATTCTTGACGAAATCAATAATGCCCTTGCCATTCAGACCTTTCCTGTGGACGATGTTCTTCCTCTTGAAGACGTCATTTTGACCATTCAAAACCGTCCCCCTCATGTCCACCTTGTCCTGACAGGCAGAAACGCCAAAAGAGAAATCAGGGAAATAGCTGATCTCGTCTCTGTGATCGATGTTGAAAAGCATTATTACGATGAAGGTGTCGACGCCATATATGGAATTGAATATTAA